TGCGGCCACCTCGACCAGGAGTAAGATCGCTGCGTCTGCAGAAAGCTGGCCACCGCCGCCGCATTCCCGGGTCGCGGCTTCCTGGCCAGCTGAGCCGCACTCTAGAGTTCGGCCCAGTCCCGTCGCCCCCTCCGGACCCTTAACCCCTTCCTCCCACGCGACACCAAGGGCCCTGGCCTTGCCACCCCAAGGGAGAAGGGTAAGGAGTCCCAGTTCTCCTCGCTAAGGAAGTGGGGGTGGCAGGCCTCGCTCGCCTGCCCTCCTCCCCGTCCCCATCCATCTTGCAggaagccccccaccccccaccccagccgCGTTCGCCGCGCCTCTAGTGGGAGCCTCTGGCCTGGTGGTTTCCGGGGAGAGAGCCCGAAGAGCAAGGGCCTCGGCAGCTTCCTCGGTGGGGCGGGGCCGGCGATGCCAGCCGGGGACGCGGAGAGGCTGGGGGTCCCCGCCCCGCGGAACCTGCCCTACCGGGCGCGGTTATTAAGGAACCTCCCTGCCCCGCCAGGGCCTGCGCCTGGGTGTGTTGAGCCCCAagggtgggggctggaggggaggAGAGCCAAAGGTCAGCCGCTGCCCGGTGGGGGCCGCGAGGGGGACTAGCCCCGCCCGCGTGTCCACGCCGCCCACCCCTGCACCCCCTCCTCCCCTACCTAGAACGCAGTGTTTGCCAGTGCAGTGGGCACCGCCGGCTGGAAAGCCCTGGGGGCGGGGACGGCTCCCACACCCACCCCCCCGCAGGAATTCCCCTTTCCAGCCGGGCGCCTCTCGACTTCCCAGGGAGCGGGGTCACCCTCCTGCGCCGGCGCTGCGGCCCGCAAAACCAGCCCACTTTGCTGGTGCAAAGGTTCAGCACAGGGCTCGAAGGCGGAGTTGGTGGCCAGAGGGGTCCGGCCCCTCCCTGCCTCCGACGTTCCTTCTGAGCTCATCTCAAACAGCGAAAATGCACCTTCAACATCtccatttaatatttacattcaAGCAGGTAATAGTTGGAAGCTTATAGTTTAGACATTTCTAGTAGCAGCAGTTTCTAGAGAGCTCGTGTAGCCttttaacaaactttttttttttttttgcacatagaAACAACACATCCATGTGTACagtatcaaaaaatatataccaagGTTACTGGTATTGCAGTTCCTGGAACGGGAAGAGGGGAGAAAATGAAGTCAACCGAAATACTGGATGGAGGAGAAAAAAGGTCAAAAGAAAATAGTTTGTTTGATATAGAATATAACATGATCTAGAGGAAACTCCATAAATCTaggtttttatatttcaatatataaatacctacaaataaatatatatatagcagcCCGAAGAGGGGTGGTCGGGCCTTTTGAGCTCAAACAATACATTTCAATAATAACACCACGTACAAACGGGAGTAGAGTCAGCACTTGACAAGTTAGCACGGTTAAAATATAATACCAGAACTCTGAGGCCGGGCGCACAGCTGCCCTGTTCGTTCCGGGGGTCCATCTCCAGCAgggaagggcaggagagggcGAGCCCCGCCGGCACCGCGTGGAACGGGCCTCTGCCCGAGTCTGAGCCGCCGCAGGGGGAGCATGGTTACCTCCGCTCCGGGCGTCCTCACCCTGGGGGCCAGCCCGGGTCTCTCGCGGTTGGCGGGTTGGCGAGAGGGGAGTCTGCCCCGAGGCCCCAGGTGctcagcccccccccccccccgcggGAATGGCGCTTCCCCTTCCGACGCCCTCCAGCTACACGGTCACGTACTCCTTGAAAGTAACGGTGAGGCAGTTCGCGGTGACGTCGGTGATAATTATATTCCCAAAGAAGGGCTTGAACTCGCTCAGCGACTCTGCAGGTTCGTCCTGGGCCTCGGCTGGAGGCTTCTCCGCCGCCGTGGTGGGCGCCGCTGCCACTGCCACGGCCGCCACCGCCGCTGACGCGGGTGTCTCGGGCTTCACCTGGAGGGAGCTGGGCGGCTCCCCGGCCTCGCTGCGCGTCTTGACGCAGCGCAAGTCTATGGGCTCATCCAGGTCCGAGTCCAGCAGGATGACCTCGGGCTGCGGGAGGGTGGCGGTTGGTGGCAGGTCGGCTGGGCGCTCGGCGGCTGGGCTGCCCCCCAGGCAGGTGGGGGTGCTGATGCTGCGCGCAGTCAGCCGCTTCTTGCAGGGCTCGCGCTCACCGTGGGTCTCGGAGAGGCAGCGCTTGCGCACGTGGGAGAGATTCAGGCCGacggtgtggtggtggtggtggtggtggtggtggtggtgatgggggtgCGGGTGCGGGTGGTGAGAGGGCGGATGCGTGCTCCGGGCCGGGTCCCAGGCCAGCAGGTCGGGCTTGGTGGTGAGCTGCAGGGGCTGCTCTCCAAAGGCCTCCTTGGTCGGGGACAGCTTGCGGGAGCCGGCATCCTGGGGCTGCGGATCGCTAACCCCGgacacctcctcctccctcctcttggGCGGCGCCTCCACCTTCTTCTCCTCTGCGCCTGCCGCCTTTTTAAAAGTCCTGTCGGCAGGGGGATGGCGCTCTTCGGCCGCCCGCTTCTTGTGGCTGGGGGAGCGAGCCTCCCCCTCGGCCACCTCGCCGGACTTGATCTTCACCGCCTGCATGCCGTTCTCCATGTATTTGCTCATCACGATCACGATGCGTCcgttcttgttcttgttcttgacTATCTTCATCTTGCCCCCGATCCCGTTGCCCGTCACAGCCTCTTTGGGGGCCGGCATCATTCCGTTGGGTGGGCCCTTCTCGGAGCCTTTGCCTGGAGCACCCGCCGCACCAGCCAGGGGCTTCACTGCCCCCAGGTAGCCCTTGGCCCCCGCGCCTTGCGCCCACTTGTCGGGCGGGTGGCTCTTGGCCCCCAGGTCCGGGCAGGTGGGGCTGGGCGCCTCCTTGTGGCCGCCCTGGTACTGCAGGTCGTACATTTTGGGGTCGGGCTGGTAGGGGTGGTGCTTCTTGCTGTTGAGCTGGTAGTAGTACTTGCCGCTCTTGCCCGGCGGCGGGGGCTTGCCCGCCCGCTCCTTGCTGTGTGGCTGGTACTGGTGGTGCTTCTTGCTGTTGAGCTCGTACTGATGCCCCTGGCCCTTCCCCTGCGCGCCCAGATCCAGCTTGGCACGGTTGTCAGTGGAGGAGTCCTGGAGTCCGGTCAGGACATTGGAACGACGGGCAAaggtaggcacctgagggaacgGGTgcaggggtgagaggagggaggaagccgGCCCCACCGCATGCCAGGAGTTTCTGGAGTGTCCCAGCCCTCACCAGGTCCGCAGCTGCCTCATggggggcaggaggtgggaggtCTAGTAGAAAGGAAGCGGGGTTGGGGTGCTGGGAGGAACCACCCCCCCATCCCCGGGCCTGGAGGCAGCTCTGGTGGACATGTCAAGGGGGTCCCCGGGGGCGGCCACGTGTATTCACCTGCACCACCAGCGGTTTGGGCTTGGGCCCTCTCTTCCGATATCCCATCAGCTGCTCCTGCCGTTCCCTGAGGGGGAGGGAACAGAGGGCAGTGCTGTTAGCCTCTGAGTCACCCCCTCCCCGCTAATTCCGGAATCTTCGGTGATGGCCCCCCACTTTCAAAGAGCATCAGGTAGGGCTGGCAGGACACAGAGGAATCAAGAGCTTAGGGCGGGTCAGTCCTCAGTGCCCTCAACCTTCGCATCAACCCTCCTCTGCCCAAGAGGTCCTGGGCGAAGGGCTCCCCCACTTTGATGCCCACACCTGAATCAGCaccccccaggccccacctctgtgctcaggaggcagaagcttaGGGCTGCACCTCTGGCACTCGTGCCCGCAGCCTTGGACCTGTGGCTCTCTGTGCGAAGCGGAGTGGACACTGGGGTCCAGGGAAGACAAACCAGCCCAAGCGAGGTGTGCGCCGACCTCATCCCTCCCGTCAGAAGCGCGGGATGCTAATGACCTCATTAAGATTCCGATAACGAGTGCCTCCGGCAGAAGGGAGGGTTCTTTCTTAAAGGCCAGGCACTAAACAGGGGGAGGGGCTGCGCCCTTGTTTACACAGCGGCAAATGAGCCAATTAGGGGCTGGGGCGGGGGCAGGCCACCAAGGCCAGGGTCTGGCCAGGTTTGTAGCCACCTGGTGAACCCTGGGCTCCTCCCAGCTGAGCAGGTGGGCGTGGCCGGAGCAGCTAGGAGAAGCACCACCTCCTCCTTGGAGTCTGGCTCCTGGCTGCCTCAATTTCCAAATTATTAATAAAGCCCATGGGCGGAGGCACCGGTCACTACAGCCACCAGGCTCCTGCCTTCAGGCCAGCCTAAGGGTGATCCACAGCTGGGGGCTGGATCTTCCCAGGCACTACCCAGCCCTCCACAGAAGAGTGGGATGCCTCTCTAGTGTTGCCAAAGTTGCAGCCCATTCCTGGGCCAGAAACGGGTTCTTCACAGACTCTAGCCACCACCCCCATGCCCCTTTGGACTAACCCTGGGGAGTTCTGACATGCCCCAGGGTGGGGGCCAGGGCCTGACTCTGAAGTTGCGTGGCATTGCAACAGCCTGTGTTTTAATTCTTCAGGGGCCCATTATGCAACGTGGCATCAGCTGCTGACATGGTTACAGGGTGGTGAACTCCCAGGTGGAATGGGGCAGGATCCCGGCTCTGGGCCCCCCTGCATTGCAGGAGGGCAACTTCCCTGCCCCGCCGGTGGCTAGCTCAGAGGGTCTACAGTTTACAGTTTTAGCGCCAAATGCGCCACAGGAAATAGTGCAAAATAAAAGGGGGAGGAGAGATGGAAGGCAGCGGGGTGGCCGAGCTCCAAGGGCCCCGGCtgctcctcccctccccgcccttCCCCCTTCTACCCTCTCCGAAACAGAGAACCACAGCCACCGGCAACGAACccagctgcagcagctgcagcGTGACAAGCAACCGTGCGCACGAGGATGAGTCCCCAGAAGAAGCCACCCCTCCACCACCAGGCAGCGCCCACCCCAGGCCCTTGGGTCAAGCCCCCTTGCCTTGAGGGTGGGTGGCCCTGCCCTACCAAACAGCCCAGTGGGGTCAGGGTGGGGGGCAACCCAGCACTGTATGGAATCTACTCCTGACCAAGCTTAAATTCCCTGGGGTGTGTGGGTGCAGCTTTTAAGGCCATGTCAACTTTTCTCCAGCCGCCAACAGGTTAAGTTCAGTTCCATGACGTCCGGGCGGTTTCACAATGCCAGCTCCCTCAGAGCTGCACCGCGAGGTGCTGGTGCCAAGCGGCCAGTGGCTGCAGGACAGCAACACCTAGGCTCCGGGGGTGGGGCTCCCAGGTTGCAACAGGGGGGGCCCCTGGGGAGCCAGGCACAGCCCCAAGTTCTCCGGGCAGCTGCAGGGCCACCCACACACACCCTTCCTAAAGTTCCCCCAAAACCCAAGCCTGGCCTTCCTtggccctgccccgcccccaccccaagCTGCAGCAACCGCCAAGGACGCTGGTTAGAGGAGCTGGGGCCGCAGCGTGCCCATCCAGGCCGGTTAGGGAGGGGGCTCCCACCAACTCCCTACCCGCCCCTTTCCTATTACTGCGTCGCCCCCTTTGCCATTCCCATATACGGTCACGGGTGGCAGGCGGTGGCTGCGTGGGGGACGCTCACCTGTTCTGGAAGGCGATCAGCAGCCTGGGGTCCAGGATGTTCTCCTCCGGTTCCCACGTGTTATATCTTGCAAGGGAAAAGGGAGGGGGACacggtgtaaaaaaaaaaaaaaaaaaaaaaaaaaaaaaaagccagctttGCCGAGGCCTCCAGGTGGGGAGTGACATAAAGCCTTACTCTGTCTTTATGAACATTTAGCTGTGGATGTGGAGGGTAGATTTCTGCAGGCCTGACATAATCCCTGATACACTGCCCCCCTCAAATAAACACGCAAGGGTAGGAAGAAAGGGGAGGGGTAAGGAAAATGAAACTAGCAGTTTATTTTGCAGTTGTCAAGAATTTTAAGCATGTTACTGCGACATGTTCCAAAGCCACTTTGCTCACCAGGAACCCTGCGTGCAAAGCAGCCGAAATGCAAAGTCGcactccccctcctctccccagccccgAGTCCCCGCGAGGGCTTCAGTCGTTCTCCATTTGACCCCTAATCCGATCACCAACAGCCAAGCGCCCCCCCACACCCCCTCGTGGCCCAGGAGCCTGCTGTCACGGGCAAGTAAACCCCAAATACTCAGCAACACAAAAATATgcctccgtgtgtgtgtgtgagtgtgcgtgtgccTGCGCGTCTATCTCCATCCGGTGCCTTCGCatttcaaattaaagaaaaaaaattctccaccAAAAGCGCTGCAGTGACAGTTCCCaacattttctgcctttcttcttcccctccctgcacCACTAGGAGGGAGAAGGCACACAATTGCATTTTCGtcgctttttaattttttttttttttttggttttgcaaTATGGAGCCGTTCGgtggagggaaaggggaaaggagccATTTTCTGCTGCACATCAGTCAGTGCCtaagccctccctccctccgccgGCCTCCCCGGCTCTGCCCCGCGTCTCTCCAGCTCCTCCGGCTCCTTTTAGTGCATAAATTAGTGATGGCATTTCCCGGAGAGCGGAGCACAACACAGGGCGCCGGGCTCGGGCTCGGCGGCTC
The Papio anubis isolate 15944 chromosome 17, Panubis1.0, whole genome shotgun sequence genome window above contains:
- the CBX4 gene encoding E3 SUMO-protein ligase CBX4; protein product: MELPAVGEHVFAVESIEKKRIRKGRVEYLVKWRGWSPKYNTWEPEENILDPRLLIAFQNRERQEQLMGYRKRGPKPKPLVVQVPTFARRSNVLTGLQDSSTDNRAKLDLGAQGKGQGHQYELNSKKHHQYQPHSKERAGKPPPPGKSGKYYYQLNSKKHHPYQPDPKMYDLQYQGGHKEAPSPTCPDLGAKSHPPDKWAQGAGAKGYLGAVKPLAGAAGAPGKGSEKGPPNGMMPAPKEAVTGNGIGGKMKIVKNKNKNGRIVIVMSKYMENGMQAVKIKSGEVAEGEARSPSHKKRAAEERHPPADRTFKKAAGAEEKKVEAPPKRREEEVSGVSDPQPQDAGSRKLSPTKEAFGEQPLQLTTKPDLLAWDPARSTHPPSHHPHPHPHHHHHHHHHHHHTVGLNLSHVRKRCLSETHGEREPCKKRLTARSISTPTCLGGSPAAERPADLPPTATLPQPEVILLDSDLDEPIDLRCVKTRSEAGEPPSSLQVKPETPASAAVAAVAVAAAPTTAAEKPPAEAQDEPAESLSEFKPFFGNIIITDVTANCLTVTFKEYVTV